The following are encoded together in the Streptomyces sp. NBC_01717 genome:
- a CDS encoding AAA family ATPase, with translation MIWKPYYRGDDEQRDTPLAVPPPWRTFPRTPQHRQYQPPPGLVDAVNAALHLRRPLLVTGPAGSGKSTVIEQVAHELKLGQVLRWHITSRSSLTDALYRYDALGRIHAQSLRSAMTHGPADRAGRGRSRDDIAPFLQLGPLGTALLPADQPRALLVDEIDKSDLDLPSDLLEVLERGEFEIPELVRYRKPRVKVRQWDSEKEHPIERGRVQCIQFPFILLTSNGERDFSPAFLRRCIRYPMPALTGDFLTGIVQAHFHEVPEGARELVDEFAERVEAGEHLAVDQLLNAVALLTGDRAPKGRQYEELRELLLRELSRV, from the coding sequence GGCTGTCCCGCCGCCGTGGCGCACGTTTCCGCGCACGCCGCAGCACCGCCAGTACCAGCCGCCGCCCGGTCTCGTCGACGCGGTGAACGCGGCGCTGCACCTACGCCGCCCCCTCCTCGTCACCGGTCCCGCCGGGTCCGGCAAATCCACCGTGATCGAGCAGGTGGCCCACGAGCTGAAGCTCGGGCAGGTCCTGCGCTGGCACATCACCTCCCGCAGCTCGCTGACCGACGCCCTCTACCGATACGACGCCCTGGGCCGCATCCACGCACAGAGCCTGCGCTCGGCCATGACGCACGGACCGGCCGACCGGGCCGGACGCGGACGCAGCCGCGACGACATCGCTCCCTTCCTGCAGCTCGGGCCCCTCGGAACCGCGTTGCTGCCAGCCGACCAGCCGCGTGCCCTGCTGGTCGACGAGATCGACAAGAGCGACCTCGACCTGCCCAGCGACCTTCTGGAGGTCCTGGAGCGAGGTGAGTTCGAGATCCCCGAACTCGTGCGGTACCGCAAGCCCCGGGTCAAGGTCCGCCAGTGGGACAGCGAAAAGGAGCACCCCATCGAGCGAGGGCGGGTGCAATGCATCCAGTTCCCGTTCATCCTGCTGACCAGCAACGGTGAACGCGACTTTTCACCGGCCTTCCTGCGCCGCTGCATCCGCTACCCCATGCCTGCCCTCACAGGTGACTTCCTCACCGGCATCGTCCAGGCCCACTTCCACGAGGTGCCGGAGGGCGCACGCGAACTCGTCGACGAGTTCGCCGAGCGAGTCGAGGCGGGCGAACACCTCGCTGTCGACCAACTGCTGAACGCCGTGGCCCTGCTTACCGGTGACCGGGCGCCGAAGGGCAGACAGTACGAGGAGCTGCGTGAGCTGCTCCTGCGCGAGCTCTCCCGTGTCTGA
- a CDS encoding esterase/lipase family protein produces MSETTEPNVGSFTLGGPLTVEPAGTIQVPEHEEWTLPNGFAWVFPREGNGSGLVRPVIMADGFNLGRSKLDVLYHGLESGYSFISELRQRGRDVILLGFNERSASILDNAQAAEAAIMRAISEQLGDARLVVGGFSMGGIVTRYALAKLETHGVNHRTGLYFSYDSPHHGASIPLGVQAFSHFVPLPNAFAKQMNSPAARQMLWRHYDKDTGKICIAAERSEFLAALDRVGRWPQIPRTIGVANGRADGVGLPNLKPGEVALRIDRIYPGTTFYTQAQGDDVTAAYLNRRFPKAEKTITTSGFPEVDGAPGGTLHTYKILAETMEKLGGNADLRHEDVCFVPSVSAVAIRDIEKQDDLYADINGLEPQESELGGFLCSSTTTAHTAITEELCTWLIEQIAD; encoded by the coding sequence ATGTCCGAGACGACCGAGCCGAATGTTGGTTCGTTCACTCTCGGCGGTCCGCTGACCGTCGAACCCGCCGGAACGATCCAGGTACCGGAGCACGAGGAGTGGACCCTGCCCAACGGCTTCGCCTGGGTGTTCCCCCGCGAGGGTAACGGCAGCGGTCTCGTCCGACCCGTGATCATGGCCGACGGCTTCAACCTCGGCCGGAGCAAACTCGACGTGCTCTACCACGGGCTGGAGAGCGGCTACTCGTTCATCAGCGAGCTGCGCCAGCGCGGCAGGGACGTGATCCTACTCGGCTTCAATGAGCGCAGCGCCTCGATCCTGGACAACGCGCAGGCGGCCGAGGCCGCCATCATGCGGGCAATCTCCGAGCAGCTGGGCGACGCCCGCCTGGTCGTGGGCGGCTTCAGCATGGGCGGCATCGTCACCCGCTATGCCCTCGCAAAACTGGAGACGCACGGGGTAAATCACCGGACCGGGCTGTACTTCTCCTACGACAGCCCGCACCACGGCGCTTCCATCCCACTCGGCGTGCAGGCGTTCTCCCACTTCGTCCCGCTCCCGAACGCCTTCGCGAAGCAGATGAACAGCCCGGCCGCACGCCAGATGCTGTGGCGGCACTACGACAAGGACACCGGCAAGATCTGCATCGCTGCTGAGCGCTCGGAGTTCCTGGCCGCCCTGGACCGGGTTGGCAGGTGGCCGCAGATCCCGAGGACGATCGGCGTGGCGAATGGTCGCGCCGACGGGGTCGGCCTGCCGAACCTGAAGCCCGGCGAGGTCGCGCTGCGCATCGACCGGATCTACCCGGGCACCACCTTCTACACTCAGGCTCAGGGCGACGACGTGACGGCCGCATACCTGAACCGGAGGTTCCCGAAGGCCGAGAAGACCATCACGACCAGCGGCTTCCCGGAAGTGGACGGCGCGCCGGGCGGAACCCTGCACACCTACAAGATTCTCGCCGAGACGATGGAGAAGCTCGGCGGCAACGCGGACCTACGGCACGAGGACGTGTGCTTCGTCCCCTCGGTCAGCGCGGTCGCGATCCGCGACATCGAGAAGCAGGACGACCTGTACGCGGACATCAACGGACTGGAACCGCAGGAGAGCGAGCTAGGCGGCTTCCTCTGTTCGTCCACGACCACCGCGCACACAGCCATCACCGAAGAGCTGTGCACCTGGCTCATCGAGCAAATCGCCGACTAA
- a CDS encoding DinB/UmuC family translesion DNA polymerase, with the protein MRATSSGCDQIGEGLRREPQVTSRLTLTARYADRSSTTRTRTQPEPTNHSPALATAALELLTTLGLQQARVRAFAIRVDGLRLADSAHRQRSLDPSDDRARATEAAADRARRRFGSEAIRPASTAGPPTTRRVGPGL; encoded by the coding sequence ATGCGGGCGACGTCCAGCGGCTGCGACCAGATCGGCGAAGGCCTGCGCCGAGAGCCTCAGGTCACCAGCCGACTCACCCTCACCGCGCGGTACGCCGATCGCAGTTCCACCACGCGCACACGCACACAGCCGGAACCCACCAACCACTCACCCGCTCTCGCCACGGCTGCCCTGGAACTGCTGACCACCCTCGGACTGCAACAAGCGCGAGTCCGTGCCTTCGCTATCCGTGTCGATGGCCTGCGGCTCGCCGACTCCGCGCATCGCCAGCGCTCCCTGGATCCCAGCGACGATCGCGCCCGCGCAACGGAAGCTGCCGCCGACAGAGCACGTAGACGCTTTGGGTCTGAGGCTATACGTCCAGCATCTACCGCGGGGCCGCCGACCACCAGGCGGGTTGGCCCAGGGCTGTGA
- a CDS encoding SpoIIE family protein phosphatase → MGDALLTALFTESPIGLHILDTGLRLVYFNSAARHIQAFPIEELLGCTLSEALSACGLEEAEGIEALVREVLETGTPRRDVLVTLRSPYEPYAEVTAAVSWFRLNNARGRPLGVATVIVDVTERYQAQARLALLHRVSTRIGTTLDVFQTAQELAEAAVPDFADTTTVDLLDPVLRGEAPEPGPLIEGIALRRAGWHSMHDIKDSRIPMAGEIGSFPAGSPYRQAMADLRPCLISKLDADAAWLADDPFRYRLLTAVQVRSMIVVPLCARGLVLGLACFYRWRSPDAYEDDDLALAKQLAAHTALCLDNARLYSRGRSAARILQMSLRPLEAPTHSAVEIAHCYPPSSFGGDWADVIPLPGARVALAAGTVTGDGIRATAAMGELRAAIGALAALNLEPDELLQRLHELVTWLSGQEHPTPEAGPRTATVGATCTYAIYDPVTRHCTLSAAGHQPPVFVRPDGTVQLADTPQGPALGQGRPTYQTTEHELPKGTVLILTSAAQHNDRTPQKTTQTLAQVQALFTSDTASLQETCNTLMDILTPQPPEPGATLLLAKTRTLGPEQLASWTLQPSPEHVAQARKYTADQLAAWNLNDLTPTTELVVSELVTNALRYSNGTIGLRLIRDQTLTCEVSDTSSTAPQLRRAEEDDEGGRGLFLTGQLTQRWGTRPTRHGKIIWAEQALPEPVTAPPPSS, encoded by the coding sequence GTGGGTGATGCGCTTCTGACCGCCCTGTTCACCGAGTCCCCGATCGGCCTGCACATTCTGGATACCGGGCTGCGCCTCGTGTACTTCAACTCCGCTGCGCGCCACATCCAAGCCTTCCCGATCGAGGAACTCCTCGGCTGCACGCTGTCGGAGGCGCTGAGCGCCTGTGGTCTGGAAGAGGCTGAAGGCATCGAGGCCCTGGTTCGTGAGGTGCTGGAAACCGGCACGCCCAGGCGCGATGTCCTGGTGACGCTGCGGTCCCCCTACGAGCCGTATGCCGAGGTCACTGCGGCGGTCTCCTGGTTCCGGCTGAATAACGCGCGAGGGCGGCCCCTGGGGGTGGCCACAGTGATCGTGGATGTCACCGAGCGCTACCAGGCCCAGGCGCGGCTGGCTCTGCTGCACCGGGTCAGCACCCGGATCGGCACGACGCTGGACGTCTTTCAAACGGCGCAGGAGCTGGCCGAAGCGGCCGTCCCGGATTTCGCTGACACCACCACGGTTGACCTCCTTGACCCAGTGCTGCGCGGCGAGGCTCCTGAGCCCGGACCGCTGATCGAGGGCATCGCGCTGCGGCGCGCGGGCTGGCACTCGATGCACGACATCAAGGACTCACGGATCCCCATGGCCGGAGAAATCGGCAGCTTCCCGGCCGGATCGCCATACCGTCAGGCCATGGCAGACCTTCGTCCCTGCCTGATCAGCAAGTTGGACGCGGACGCCGCCTGGCTGGCCGACGACCCGTTTCGCTACCGGCTGCTGACAGCCGTCCAGGTGCGCTCGATGATCGTGGTTCCGCTGTGTGCCCGCGGCCTCGTTCTGGGCCTCGCTTGCTTCTACCGCTGGCGCTCCCCAGACGCATACGAGGACGACGACCTCGCCCTCGCCAAGCAGCTGGCTGCCCACACCGCACTGTGCCTGGACAATGCGCGGCTCTACAGCCGTGGCCGCTCGGCCGCCCGCATCCTCCAGATGAGCCTCAGGCCCCTCGAAGCCCCGACCCACAGCGCCGTGGAGATCGCACACTGCTATCCGCCCTCCAGCTTCGGCGGCGACTGGGCCGACGTCATCCCCCTGCCCGGCGCTCGGGTCGCCCTGGCGGCCGGCACCGTCACCGGCGACGGCATCCGCGCCACAGCTGCCATGGGCGAACTGAGAGCCGCCATCGGCGCCCTGGCCGCTCTGAACCTGGAACCGGACGAACTTCTTCAACGCCTGCACGAGCTCGTCACCTGGCTCAGCGGTCAGGAACACCCCACCCCGGAAGCCGGACCGCGCACCGCGACCGTGGGAGCCACCTGCACCTATGCCATCTACGACCCCGTCACGCGGCACTGCACCCTGTCGGCGGCAGGCCACCAGCCACCGGTCTTCGTCCGCCCGGACGGCACCGTGCAGCTCGCCGACACCCCGCAAGGACCAGCCCTCGGCCAGGGACGACCCACCTACCAGACAACGGAACACGAACTGCCCAAAGGCACCGTCCTCATCCTCACCAGCGCCGCCCAACACAACGACCGCACGCCGCAGAAAACCACCCAGACCCTGGCCCAGGTCCAGGCCCTCTTCACGTCCGACACCGCCTCACTCCAGGAAACCTGCAACACCCTCATGGACATCCTGACCCCCCAGCCCCCTGAGCCCGGCGCGACCCTGCTGCTGGCAAAAACCCGCACCCTCGGCCCCGAGCAACTGGCGTCCTGGACCCTGCAACCCTCGCCCGAGCACGTGGCCCAGGCACGCAAGTACACCGCCGACCAGCTCGCCGCCTGGAACCTCAACGACCTCACCCCCACCACCGAACTAGTCGTCAGCGAACTAGTCACCAACGCACTGCGCTACTCCAACGGAACCATCGGCCTACGCCTGATCCGAGACCAGACACTGACCTGCGAAGTCTCCGACACCAGCAGCACAGCCCCACAGCTACGCCGCGCCGAGGAAGACGATGAAGGCGGCCGCGGCCTGTTCCTCACAGGACAGCTCACCCAGCGCTGGGGCACCCGCCCCACCCGACACGGAAAGATCATCTGGGCCGAGCAAGCACTTCCCGAACCCGTCACCGCACCGCCGCCCTCCTCATAA
- a CDS encoding transposase — MDDRTRFETGQDLKAYAGSAPVTRESGKSRCVSQRRIKNSRLAATGRHWAFSALTASHRRPYGSALLVASRMGFLDGVPSLLGFRPGTDER, encoded by the coding sequence GTGGATGATCGCACCAGGTTCGAAACAGGCCAGGATCTGAAGGCGTACGCCGGAAGCGCTCCCGTGACCCGCGAATCAGGGAAGAGTAGATGCGTCAGTCAGCGCCGGATCAAGAACAGTCGCCTGGCCGCGACCGGCCGGCATTGGGCGTTTTCGGCACTCACCGCCTCACACCGCAGGCCCTACGGCTCGGCGCTCCTGGTTGCGTCACGAATGGGTTTCCTCGACGGTGTCCCGAGCCTTCTCGGCTTTAGGCCTGGAACGGACGAGCGATGA
- a CDS encoding SAV_2336 N-terminal domain-related protein yields the protein MSDALTRLVRALGSAPLPSGVDACVLADALWLAASGTVDWDPAAPRSTPGEETVTHPEPTAPSEHTESSPAEDDTPTGATSRELSVRRPGASDTVRGAPLSLGRANPLPDSLAVGRAIQPFRRPWRQGARSLLDIDATVEHYARGGPLVPLFRPAPEPWFEAVVIVDSALSMSVWEETTRAITRLLTTLGGFRAVHTWRLEWQGNEPRVRDHHGCEVPRERVPHHSSGTRGRRLVLLASDCAARGWHSPVPWLLLRDWGAQMPVALLDPLPPRLWRRSALNLPAVRVTADRAGEPNRALRFRLPPRFRPRVGVEDPLGPWSALPVVSCSSNSLGAWASTLMRADPRGCDAVLIPATGRLLRTRKGTAPARQTDPERLAEAFVQTAPSPAVRLAVLCSGLPELPLPLLHILRDEAAPEARYSDLAELLTSGLFTVRRDAEGDPLLALSAPAREFLRTHLTTHDAWHMRAAFSRHAAAHPYAPGGVAAVLHDPTAARQVPAQTQPFAETATAVRGHGGAEATRQAGAARPATPGGMAAATTHEAHEASAVYEAVRAQMQSLFGPPTAPLALRDTELLLRRLIDYTYQRLPAPLGDWPHRNTLFDDLRPIQGSVTLTDVIGDLRDQLSAEGIDLEGPTPVEDALEQDLLWRGASAPLYVTVRVETTFSWPRVMQAVRTTSPRTPVVLSPVEFLLVLDDSDKPGELQPFGSCVAFVERAAPQPGAVVVFRVQTRLGKARRESRDALAKALRELHHRAGAPTYALLVSRAEQAYPPVQLTTSTLSDWFRGKAVPADERSFDWLVHFLAWQADPDSDGQSTAASFTTLRDRALQKRPEARASPVMTTRLGQPIADFVDRTARSESPHYVERRHDRLLRAVVQDCAAGASRLVLLVGPLGSGKTRSACEAARHLPHDWSLWEPQSNADLDTALGAPARIGARTVIWLGDAERHLLDEAAGGRGEHVAAALRARLQDPADSPVLVLGTVRTDHWNTLISVPPLNSPDRHQQARTLCLMGVAIPVSLTGDASSLSYLTSGADAIERYTSASSLVRAFADAAIDARRYGHGPVIPGVLLGEAAVGYLRHLEGNTPDLGQLSVETLNSAGLFQVARPVGAASSLGSFRLSDHIEQYGREIRRHSIPPESLWDALAGNAALPDLEAIARAAKKEGDSQVAERFRVLAQERREASTGVQEANPVQLRQLRQLLRRTDLGADQARAVIDQSLSWLNAHDRAESAQYVLTPLLSRADLPRQQTAQAIQQALDWLAVHGEAQVAQYLLHSLLRRTDLGADQARAVIDQSLSWLNAHDRAESAQYVLTPLLSRADLPRQQTAQAIQQTLDWLALHGETQDAQYLIHSLLRISRLSGDEAARTLAYTRTWLAVRGDTESAQFVLSAALRREDLSQEDAHVVLDQALRWLGSHGGTSDSGLVHTALRREDLPSDARRQLVRYALDWLSSVGASPEAEAEYVVFALLQRGDLAPEEAREATALALTWLGDRGHGTDLDAQFVLNALLSRDDLTPPDATRAGDRAVEWLRIHGGGPSAQYVLRPLLLRTDLGLEVSTRAVEAGRQWSNARNAENKSDNGIGELARTHAALDSGRNRLILVVDIAGFASKSVTAQTNARSALNNVLTQVLSQDESPPSWERNDRGDGQIIVFEALTRALALAPDLLARLERALHGLHREASLRLRLALHCGDVTQHRGAWVGRPVVTALRLVNSQPLRAALNAASDSPAAVAVSDTVFRAVFSDRQDLRDPFRPVYVLSNEGTEKAWVSVAGYAEPPAIEAWSRPPGDM from the coding sequence GTGTCTGACGCCCTCACCCGGCTCGTCCGGGCCCTGGGCAGCGCGCCGCTGCCCTCCGGAGTGGACGCATGCGTCCTCGCCGACGCCTTGTGGCTCGCCGCCTCGGGCACCGTGGACTGGGACCCGGCCGCGCCCCGGTCCACACCCGGCGAGGAGACCGTCACCCACCCCGAACCCACGGCGCCGTCCGAGCACACCGAGTCCTCGCCTGCCGAGGACGACACCCCGACCGGCGCGACGAGCAGGGAGCTGTCCGTCCGGCGTCCCGGGGCGAGCGACACGGTACGCGGCGCGCCGTTGTCGCTGGGGCGCGCCAACCCGCTGCCGGACTCGCTCGCCGTCGGCCGGGCCATCCAGCCCTTCCGCCGGCCATGGCGCCAGGGCGCACGCAGCCTCCTGGACATCGACGCCACCGTGGAGCACTACGCGCGGGGCGGCCCCCTGGTACCGCTGTTCCGTCCCGCTCCCGAACCCTGGTTCGAGGCGGTCGTCATCGTGGACTCGGCGCTGTCCATGAGCGTGTGGGAGGAGACTACCCGGGCCATCACCCGGCTCCTGACCACCTTGGGAGGTTTCCGCGCCGTCCACACATGGCGCCTGGAGTGGCAGGGGAACGAGCCGCGCGTACGCGACCACCACGGCTGCGAAGTCCCCCGCGAGCGCGTCCCCCACCACAGCAGCGGCACCCGGGGCAGGCGGCTGGTCCTGCTGGCCTCCGACTGCGCCGCCCGGGGCTGGCACAGCCCCGTCCCCTGGCTTTTGTTGCGCGACTGGGGCGCACAGATGCCAGTGGCGCTACTCGATCCGTTGCCGCCACGCCTATGGCGCCGCTCCGCCCTTAACCTGCCCGCCGTACGCGTCACCGCGGACCGAGCCGGCGAGCCCAACCGCGCCCTCCGCTTCCGGCTGCCTCCCAGGTTCCGTCCCCGCGTGGGCGTCGAGGACCCCCTCGGGCCCTGGTCCGCGCTGCCCGTCGTGTCCTGCAGTTCGAACTCCCTGGGCGCGTGGGCGAGCACACTCATGCGCGCCGACCCACGGGGCTGCGACGCGGTGCTCATCCCCGCGACCGGCCGCCTCCTCCGGACGCGCAAGGGAACAGCACCTGCCCGACAGACCGATCCGGAGCGGCTCGCCGAAGCGTTCGTCCAAACCGCCCCCTCCCCGGCCGTACGTCTGGCCGTCCTCTGCTCCGGGCTCCCCGAACTGCCTCTGCCGCTGTTGCACATACTGCGCGACGAGGCCGCGCCCGAAGCCCGGTACTCCGATCTCGCCGAGCTACTCACCAGCGGCCTGTTCACCGTGCGCCGCGATGCCGAGGGCGATCCGCTGTTGGCGCTCAGTGCCCCCGCTCGAGAATTTCTGCGCACCCACCTCACGACCCACGACGCATGGCACATGCGGGCCGCCTTCAGCCGCCATGCCGCCGCCCACCCGTACGCCCCGGGGGGCGTCGCGGCCGTACTGCACGACCCGACGGCGGCACGGCAGGTACCGGCGCAGACACAGCCATTCGCCGAGACGGCCACCGCGGTGAGGGGGCACGGAGGCGCGGAGGCGACACGGCAGGCCGGTGCTGCACGTCCGGCCACCCCCGGGGGAATGGCCGCGGCGACGACCCATGAGGCGCACGAGGCATCCGCCGTGTACGAGGCCGTACGGGCGCAGATGCAGTCGCTGTTTGGCCCGCCCACCGCGCCCCTGGCTCTGCGTGACACCGAGCTTCTGCTGCGGCGCCTGATTGACTACACCTATCAGCGGCTCCCGGCCCCTCTGGGCGACTGGCCGCATCGGAACACGCTCTTCGATGACCTGCGCCCCATCCAGGGCAGCGTCACACTTACCGATGTGATCGGCGACCTCCGTGACCAGCTCTCCGCGGAGGGCATCGACCTCGAAGGGCCGACGCCGGTTGAGGATGCGCTCGAACAGGACCTGCTGTGGCGTGGCGCCAGCGCTCCTCTGTATGTCACGGTACGAGTGGAGACCACTTTCTCGTGGCCGCGCGTGATGCAGGCTGTGCGCACCACGTCCCCGCGCACCCCGGTCGTACTCTCCCCCGTCGAATTCCTCCTGGTCCTCGACGACTCGGACAAACCCGGAGAGCTCCAGCCTTTCGGTTCCTGTGTGGCCTTTGTCGAGCGCGCGGCTCCTCAGCCGGGGGCCGTCGTCGTGTTCCGTGTCCAGACCCGCCTCGGCAAAGCGCGGCGGGAGAGCCGGGACGCACTCGCCAAAGCCCTGCGCGAGCTGCATCACCGGGCCGGCGCCCCGACGTATGCGTTGCTGGTGTCGCGGGCCGAGCAGGCGTACCCTCCCGTCCAACTCACCACAAGCACACTGTCCGACTGGTTCAGAGGGAAGGCCGTCCCGGCCGACGAGCGCAGCTTTGACTGGCTGGTTCACTTCCTCGCCTGGCAAGCGGATCCGGATTCCGACGGCCAGTCGACCGCGGCCTCGTTCACCACGTTGCGGGACCGTGCTCTGCAGAAGCGCCCAGAAGCCCGGGCATCACCCGTCATGACTACACGTCTCGGGCAACCGATTGCCGACTTCGTCGACCGTACGGCGCGGTCGGAATCGCCGCACTACGTCGAGCGGCGCCACGACCGGCTGCTGCGGGCCGTCGTACAGGACTGCGCCGCCGGCGCATCGAGGCTGGTCCTGCTCGTCGGCCCGCTCGGCTCGGGCAAGACCCGGTCGGCCTGCGAAGCGGCGCGCCACCTTCCGCACGACTGGTCTCTGTGGGAACCCCAGTCCAACGCCGACCTCGACACGGCACTCGGCGCTCCGGCCCGGATCGGTGCGCGCACCGTGATCTGGCTGGGCGATGCGGAGCGACACCTCCTAGACGAGGCGGCCGGTGGGCGCGGCGAACACGTCGCGGCGGCGCTGAGAGCGCGGCTACAGGACCCCGCCGACAGCCCGGTCCTGGTGCTGGGCACAGTACGGACGGACCACTGGAACACACTGATCTCCGTACCCCCGCTGAATTCACCCGACCGGCATCAGCAGGCACGAACCCTGTGCCTGATGGGTGTGGCCATCCCTGTGTCACTGACCGGGGATGCCTCGTCCCTCTCCTACCTCACGAGCGGCGCCGACGCGATCGAGCGGTACACCTCCGCGTCCTCGCTCGTACGCGCCTTCGCGGACGCCGCGATCGACGCCCGCCGCTACGGGCATGGACCGGTGATCCCTGGCGTCCTGCTCGGCGAGGCGGCCGTCGGCTACCTGCGCCATCTGGAAGGGAACACGCCGGATCTGGGACAGCTCTCTGTCGAGACGCTGAACAGCGCGGGCCTGTTCCAAGTTGCGCGGCCGGTCGGGGCGGCGTCCTCACTGGGATCCTTCCGGCTCTCCGACCACATCGAGCAGTACGGACGTGAAATCCGCCGGCACTCGATCCCTCCGGAATCGCTGTGGGACGCACTGGCGGGGAACGCCGCGCTCCCGGACCTGGAAGCCATTGCCCGCGCGGCAAAAAAAGAGGGCGACTCACAGGTCGCGGAGCGCTTCCGAGTACTCGCCCAGGAACGGCGGGAAGCGTCCACCGGCGTGCAGGAGGCCAACCCCGTCCAACTGCGCCAACTGCGCCAACTGCTGAGGCGCACCGACCTCGGCGCGGACCAGGCCAGAGCCGTCATCGACCAGTCACTGTCCTGGCTGAACGCGCATGACCGTGCCGAGAGTGCTCAATACGTCCTCACCCCCCTCCTGTCCCGCGCGGATCTGCCTCGCCAGCAGACAGCACAGGCGATCCAACAGGCGCTGGACTGGCTTGCGGTGCACGGGGAGGCCCAGGTTGCGCAGTACCTGCTCCACTCCCTGCTGAGGCGCACCGACCTCGGCGCGGACCAGGCCAGAGCCGTCATCGACCAGTCACTGTCCTGGCTGAACGCGCATGACCGTGCCGAGAGTGCTCAATACGTCCTCACCCCCCTCCTGTCCCGCGCGGATCTGCCTCGCCAGCAGACAGCACAGGCGATCCAACAGACGCTGGACTGGCTTGCGCTCCACGGGGAGACCCAGGATGCGCAGTACCTGATCCACTCCCTGCTGAGGATCTCCCGCCTTTCCGGTGACGAGGCGGCGCGGACGCTGGCGTACACCCGAACATGGCTCGCGGTGCGTGGGGACACCGAATCGGCGCAGTTCGTGTTGTCGGCGGCTCTGCGACGGGAGGACCTGTCGCAGGAGGATGCCCACGTCGTGCTGGACCAGGCACTGCGCTGGCTAGGCTCTCACGGCGGTACCAGCGACAGTGGCCTCGTGCACACCGCACTGCGCCGGGAGGACCTACCATCGGACGCCCGGCGTCAGCTCGTGCGATATGCCCTCGACTGGCTCAGTTCGGTCGGTGCCTCCCCCGAGGCCGAGGCCGAGTACGTGGTCTTTGCACTCCTGCAACGCGGCGACCTGGCACCGGAGGAGGCGCGCGAGGCCACGGCGCTCGCTCTGACGTGGCTGGGGGATCGCGGTCACGGCACCGACCTCGACGCCCAGTTTGTCCTGAACGCGTTGCTTTCCCGCGACGACCTCACTCCACCCGACGCGACGAGGGCCGGTGACCGCGCAGTCGAGTGGCTGCGTATCCACGGTGGCGGGCCGTCCGCGCAGTACGTGCTGCGTCCCCTGCTCCTGCGTACCGACCTGGGACTCGAAGTGTCGACTAGGGCGGTGGAGGCAGGGAGACAGTGGAGCAACGCCCGTAACGCCGAAAACAAGTCGGACAATGGCATAGGCGAACTCGCTCGCACCCACGCCGCTTTGGACTCCGGGCGCAATCGCCTCATCCTCGTCGTGGACATCGCAGGCTTTGCCTCGAAGTCCGTGACGGCGCAGACGAACGCCCGCAGTGCTCTGAACAACGTTCTGACCCAAGTGCTCTCCCAGGACGAGAGTCCACCGTCTTGGGAGAGGAACGACAGGGGCGACGGGCAGATCATCGTCTTCGAGGCGTTGACGCGTGCTTTGGCGCTGGCTCCGGACCTGCTCGCGCGATTGGAGCGTGCACTGCACGGCCTCCACCGGGAAGCGTCGCTCAGACTGCGACTCGCGCTGCACTGTGGTGACGTGACGCAGCACCGCGGGGCATGGGTGGGGCGGCCGGTGGTCACGGCCCTCAGGCTGGTAAATTCACAGCCGTTGAGGGCCGCTCTGAACGCCGCAAGCGACTCCCCGGCGGCCGTGGCGGTCTCCGACACCGTGTTTCGCGCCGTCTTCTCTGACAGACAGGACCTGCGCGACCCTTTCCGCCCGGTCTACGTCCTGAGCAATGAGGGCACCGAGAAGGCGTGGGTCTCGGTCGCGGGGTACGCGGAACCACCCGCCATCGAAGCATGGTCGCGTCCTCCTGGAGATATGTGA